In Juglans microcarpa x Juglans regia isolate MS1-56 chromosome 7D, Jm3101_v1.0, whole genome shotgun sequence, the following are encoded in one genomic region:
- the LOC121239749 gene encoding RING-H2 finger protein ATL57-like codes for MKLHGRKLLLTQSLFSLQPITNTPTPPPRSPASGTLQSPSRTYTFMQSPVVLVVLPVILLALFLFGCISKYCMHQLPDNESHPRRREPGQEAATSSLSPGSDTNLRKGIDLKKIGALPVYSYGGNSDDKCYEITDCAICLSEFQQKEAVKTIPFCKHVFPPGCIDTWLSSHVTCPVCRSIQ; via the coding sequence ATGAAGCTCCATGGCCGTAAACTACTACTTACCCAATCACTCTTTTCACTCCAACCCATCACCAATACTCCAACGCCACCGCCCAGGTCACCAGCTTCCGGCACATTGCAGTCACCTAGCAGAACTTATACCTTCATGCAGTCCCCCGTGGTGCTCGTAGTCCTGCCCGTCATCCTCCTCGCTCTTTTCCTCTTCGGCTGCATCTCCAAGTACTGCATGCACCAACTCCCAGACAACGAGTCACATCCCCGCCGACGAGAACCTGGCCAGGAAGCAGCGACATCGAGTTTGTCTCCTGGGTCGGACACCAACCTGCGTAAAGGAATCGACCTGAAGAAGATTGGGGCTCTGCCGGTGTACTCTTACGGTGGGAATTCAGACGACAAATGCTACGAGATCACGGACTGCGCGATTTGTCTGAGCGAGTTCCAGCAGAAAGAGGCCGTGAAGACGATACCGTTTTGCAAGCACGTGTTTCCTCCAGGCTGCATTGACACGTGGCTATCTTCGCACGTGACGTGCCCAGTTTGCCGGTCCATCCAGTGA